cataatttattcagccattccccaattgatggacatccccttgacttccagtttttggcaactacatagagtgctgctataaatatttttgtacatgtgggaccctttcccatttttatgatctcttggggatatagtcctagtagcgatattgctgggtcaaagggtatgcacaggaGTGGttaattcttaaaggaacatgcactttggTATCTACTGGgaaggtattttacccagagttcattgggaaatagctcaAGGGGGAGCTACATTGGGGTGttgttttaggcctgaaacatcactaagtcaactagcagtCGGGACTGACccaggaataccaggctgctctcatcaatgtcttgttagacaagataaatgtgagAGTATAcctatgtctaagtctaggatacatgtgattggtcagtgaaagtaaatattattatatgacccagtacacagctggttcagccAGTATGCAACTGGTTCAGACTcataaattctataggtacagTTGGCTACcaagaagggagataatggttgttgctggggcaggctgtgtccttgggctggggagaaactctgggatagtgttttgaggctagggaaaaatgtgatttttagagaaatgggattttagaattggggtccaagcacatgcaacCAAGCACCACATCACCACCGGTATCCTAACTTCCTAATTACATGCCTCACTGCCTCGCTAGAATAGCAGGAGTGTCCATGTGATGGAATGCTAGTCACCGTCTCTAGTTAGCCATTGTCCCCAGactcattcctcatatttcccacagaaacagcaggtgtgtccatgtacTCAACCATAATCAATATCCACCTaatctcagacaggaccacaatagctagcccaTCAAAAAGCAGCACTTCTAGGACACCTGAGCaagatgtggaccccaaaacaacagAAGGCTAAATAGACAAAAACTGTCCTTTGGGTGAATTTATGAAATAGAAAAGCTTATTGTGATATCATTATCATATATTAATGCTCCCCCCTTTTGGGCTTTTCTCTATGTGTTGTAGGTGTGCAGTTCCATGAAAGCCAAGACCTTTCTCCCATTAACTAATTACCCTTGACAAAACCCTTCTGCCTTTGCGATATTCATAATTTTTGTTGTGTAATCACCATCACTGCACTATAAAATTGACTGTCCTGTCTTACTGGAAGCTTGGAACCCATTCTGCTTCATGAGAGGTGTGACTCTCAATAAATGCCTTCACTTGGATTGGAGGTGGTCTGagtctgaattctttgagacaacCCCCACAACACACCATGAAACTGCAACACTACAATTCTCAGACAGAGAATTTACCACACACGCATCCACTATTGTCCCATGAGTGACTCTGGGTCTCTTCTTTCCTTGCCTTCCCTGTGCCTGGACTTTGGAAGAGGTTCCAACCTTACATGCAATGCAGACATGTGACATGGCAGGCATAGAAAAGGAGATTAGGTCctgcttcccttttcccccaaaccttgACTTGCTCCTTATTGGAGAGTAGGTTTGGGGATCTTTTCAGGAGCTGGAAGCCTGTGTATCATTTGAGAGTGATtttgcgtgtgtgcgtgtgtgtgtgtgtgtgtgtgtgtgtgtgtgtgaactgcTCTGTAAAAGCCCTGTATCAGGGGTGTTTGAGTGTCATGGGGGAGGTTGAGTGGCTCTGTGTGCGTCAAACCTTTGTCTCAAAGTGGGAGCCTCCAATCCTCAGCAGAGCCAAGGTGGAAGAGCTTGCAAAGATTCTATAAAGATAACTAATGTGgacctatataaaattacttgctatcttggggaaaagaagtggaggaagggagggagaaaaaattttgaaagttaaaatcttataaaagtgaatgttgaaaaaataataataattttaaaagactctATATAGAgcgctctctctctttttttttctggctgtaaTCATGGTAAGTGtagtagaaaagaagaaactacTATGGGTTCCAGAATCTCTTCTGAAAAAGTGAAAGACCTTTGAAATACTGAAGGCCAGACACCCAAAGAAGAAGACGGCTATAAAAAAGTTCCATAagatatggaaaaaagaaatctatgaaAAAGCTAAAGCTTACCATAAGGAGTACAGACAGATGAACAGAAGGAAAATCTGTCCAGCTAGAATGGCACACAAAGCTGGCAACTAAGTTAGTTTTTGTGATGAGAATCATAGATATCAATGGCATAATCCTCAACTTCTTAAGTATTGAGgtttcttccttttcaccaaatcTTCAATGGTACTTTTGTTAAGCTTCATATGACTTCAATTAATGTGCTGAGGGTTGTGGAACCATGCACTGGCATTGGGTTATCCAAAGGTGAAGTCTGTGAATGACTCCATTGACAAACCTGAAACAGAGAATTGCCCTTATTGCAAAATTTCTTGGTAAATATGGGATTATCTGATGGGAAGACTTGATCTATGAGATCTACCCTATTGCCAAGCACTTCGAATCTTCCAACAACTACTCATGTGctttaaattatcttttccaaggggtggaataaagaaaaagacttcACAATTTGGGGAAGGTGGAAATTCTGGTAAGGGGAATACCAGATCAGTAGGCTTTACAGAAGAATGAACGATCTCTACCatgattattatattaataaaaaaaactagATAGAATGCCTCATTCCAGCTCTGCAAAGAACTCAAGGAGTATCTCAGAACTGCCACCTTTTTCTGGTCTAGGAGTTGCTTAGTTCGAGGTCCAGCCCTCTTCTACTCACCCATGCCCCACCCTTGAGGGAAATGGTATCTTCCAGACCACCGCCCCGCCTCTATGACCGAAAAAAAAAGGCGGGGGCAAGACAaaaaatttttgtctttcttatgCGTGTGTGGTGGGAGGGGGTTAGGGAAAGCTGAGATGTCCAAGAAGCCCTCGATGGGAGcaggggggtgggtggggtgaCCAGTTCGGTCGTCTTGACCCATCCCCCTAAGATCCGTATCTAAAAGTAGGTTGTCCAGGATCCATAAAAACGGAGCTAGCAGGAAAGACAAGATCTCTCCAACCTCAGTCATCAGTAAGCACCTTGGTGTGCAGCTTCTTACCTAGTTTAAATAGCTGCCTTCAGGGACGTTGGACCTTGGTCCCTCCAGTGCCGTACCTCCTACTGCtgacttttttctgtttctccctgAGGCTAACCAGAAAGGTAAGTCAAAGGTCAAAGATTAATTTTAAGTGTAGACAAGGAAAGTCTGGGAAAATTTCAGAGCCTCAGAACACTCTAGACCTTTCCTCTGGGGAGAAGTGCCcacaatttttcttcctctcttcccatcccTTCCTACTTTCACTGTCCGTTAAGATTTCATTCCTTAGCCTCCCTTTGGTCACTTTTTTCCCTGCTAGATTTAACTTTCACCGTCTCCCACCATGAAGACCTTGAAGAAGCAGAAAATAGAAATCTTCAGCGTTTATCATTTTGTACTCACCTACCTCTTCATGGGTGAGACTGGCCTTTATCTGGGTGGTTGAAGGGATAGGgcatttggggtggggagagtatgaatagagagagggaggggtgaGTTCCTGGACATTAGGGTCTTTCTCCCCCAACTTCCACCCCTTCTCGTCTCTTTACAggcctcttcttctcctttcttctcatttttcttctctttacgcCGTTCTGGTTCCTCTCAGTTCTCTACATGGCGTGGCTTTATCTGGACTGGGACACACCGGACAGAGGTGAAGAATGACCCAAACGGAGGGAAAATGAGGGAGAGATGGGTGGGGGTAAGGGCGCCTCTCAGACTACACCTCTccacctccccctttcctctccgcAGGAGGTCGGCGCTTTGAGTGGATAAGGAAGTGCAAGGTTTGGGAACATTTTAGAGATTATTATCCCATCAAGGTGAGAGAGGGATATTGGGCTTGCCTGTCCCTCATTTCCTAATACTGCCCCTCTCTCCTTAATCACCCTGTCCTTCTGATCATTCGTTCATCCTCTCTTCTTAATGGGCTAATATATAAAACTTGTGTCTGGGGTACCGTAAGAAAAGGGAGGTGGTCGTGGGGTGTTGGTGTGCCTGTAATCTACCTGTGCCGACGCCTATTTTAATACCTGCAATTCTCGAGCTGAAAGGTTAGGATGGTAAAAGGTTTTCCCATTCCTTCAGGGGCTGATCTTTGGGTATTTTTGACTGCTAGTAGAGATTAAATTCCTAAATTTCCATGCTTGCTCCTGGGAGAGGGCGGGGCGGGATTCCAGTGGGTAGCTGAGAGGGAAGGGTTCTCTAATCTCAGGAAGGAGGCTTTTAACCAGAGAGATCTGCGGGCGGGGGTCGGTGTTGGTGTTTCAGCCCGTGTTGCTCAGCTCCCCATCCCCACACACATCCCTTCTCCGCAAAGCTGGTGAAGACGGCAGAACTGCCCCCAGACAGAAACTATGTGCTGGCCTCACACCCTCATGGGATCATGTGCGCTGGAACTTTTTGTAATTTTGCCACCGAGAGCAACGGCTTTTCCCGTCAATTCCCGGGTCTTCGGCCTTTCGTGGCTGGACTGGCGGGCCTCTTTCGACTCCCGGTATACCGGGACTACCTCATGAGCTGTGGTGAGTGTCTATGGATGCATATGTGTGAATTCGTGATTGTGGTGGAGAGGAGACGGCTTCCGAGATCGGTGTACTGGGGCTACATCATgagtgtgtatatgcatgcatgcatgcatgtgtgcgtgtgtgtgtccgtgattgtggtggggagggagggaaaaggaactCATCATTCCACCTAGGGCAAGGGGGTTGGGGGAATATTGGGGGAGAAGAGTGAGCTCTCGGGTCCTGGAGTCTGAGTCTGTCCGCAGGACTATGCGCAGTGAGCCGTCATAGCCTGGACTTCTTGTTGTCGGGGCCCCAGCTTGGCCAGGCTGTGGTCATCATGGTCGGGGGCGCTGATGAGTCACTGCATGGGGTCCCGGGAAAGCATTGCCTCACACTACGTAAGCGCAAGGGGTTCGTGCGCCTGGCTCTGAGGCATGGGTAAGTTTGTTGATATCAACGCCAAAGAATGGCCCTGGATGTAGGGCTATACCATGGAGgcttagggcagctaagtggcccagtggataaagtgctgggtctggagttaggaagacctgagttcaaataactagctatgtgaccctggacaatcacttaaccctgtttgcctcagtttcctcatctgcaaatgagaaagagagggcaaaccacttcagcgtCTTTGTCCCCAAAATCGGCAACGGGAatgtgaagaatcagacacaactgaggacaactgaacaataacaaatctcTGTCCTACAGGGCCTCTCTGGTTCCTGTATACTCCTTTGGGGAGAATGAGATCTTCATGCAAGCATCTTTTGGGAAAGGATCCTGGCCCAGGACTTTGCAGGAAGCTTTCAAGAGACTGATAGGCTTTGCTCCCTGCATATTCTGGGGCTGTGGTCTCCTCTTCCCCTGGGGACTATTGCCCTTTCCTGTGCCTATTACCACTGTTGGTgagtttctttctctctgatgTTGCTGCTCTGGGTACCAGGGTCACCTCTTCTGGGTTTCCTTTTAACCCACAAACCCTTTTCTCCTTTAGTGGGCCGCCCCATCCCAGTTCCCCATCATCCTAATCCCAGCCAAGAGGAGGTTGACTGGTACCACAAGCTCTACATGGAGGCCATAGAACAGATGTTTGAGGAACACAAAGAAAGCTACGGGCTCTCTCCTTCCACCCATCTCACTTTTGTTTAGGGTTCTGTCCCTGTGTCACCACTGCCCATTACCCCGATTCTATACGTTTCCCCATTCCAGCCCTAGGCCTAGCCCTTTGCAGGTGTGACCCTCAGAAGTGGATTGAGACCTGCCCTTGCTTGGAAAACACTTTCTCCCTCTAATAAATACTCTTCCCTCCCTCTGGTCACATGGAGGAATAAGTCAAGTATGAAAAGAGCACCTATTATGTTACTAATGTAGCTGTGACTGTCCTAGATAGAACACAGGAATACCCTCTACCCAGGAGTTGAGAGGCAATTAGAAAGCTCTATTTAAAATGGTGTGAAATTGAGTGCTAATCTGTGGGGGATCAGTAAAGATTAGAGCAGTCAGTGAAGTCTTCTTGTAAAATGTGGGACCTGAGCTGGATTTTGAAGGAGTTAAGTAGGTAGAATCTGGCTATTCAGAGACTTTCCAAGATTTAGGTGGGgctgggaagaggaagaaggaggaagaaatataaacatttgttgacAAGGAAGTGAGTTTTGTTAGCTACAGGGGCAGCCTGAAAGGAAAGGTTGGTTGCTCCCTGGGAAGTAGCAAGAAATAAAGTTGGTAATGTAGGGTGAGGTCAGATGAGGGACTGGCTATGCTGAATTTGCCTCTCCCTAAGATGAGGTAGTAGAGATTCCTTGGAAAGGTAGATGGAGGAGGGACTTATTTATTCCTAGAATTGTAGAATGataaaattagaaaggacctaaggaaaaaataatacagtctatagttttctcattttacagatggaaacttCATTTAGCCTGGTAATCAAGGCTATAGGGTCTGACAGTAACCTACCTTTTTCAACCTTATTCCTTT
The DNA window shown above is from Notamacropus eugenii isolate mMacEug1 chromosome 2, mMacEug1.pri_v2, whole genome shotgun sequence and carries:
- the MOGAT3 gene encoding 2-acylglycerol O-acyltransferase 3 isoform X1; the encoded protein is MKTLKKQKIEIFSVYHFVLTYLFMGLFFSFLLIFLLFTPFWFLSVLYMAWLYLDWDTPDRGGRRFEWIRKCKVWEHFRDYYPIKLVKTAELPPDRNYVLASHPHGIMCAGTFCNFATESNGFSRQFPGLRPFVAGLAGLFRLPVYRDYLMSCGLCAVSRHSLDFLLSGPQLGQAVVIMVGGADESLHGVPGKHCLTLRKRKGFVRLALRHGASLVPVYSFGENEIFMQASFGKGSWPRTLQEAFKRLIGFAPCIFWGCGLLFPWGLLPFPVPITTVVGRPIPVPHHPNPSQEEVDWYHKLYMEAIEQMFEEHKESYGLSPSTHLTFV
- the MOGAT3 gene encoding 2-acylglycerol O-acyltransferase 3 isoform X2; translated protein: MKTLKKQKIEIFSVYHFVLTYLFMGLFFSFLLIFLLFTPFWFLSVLYMAWLYLDWDTPDRGGRRFEWIRKCKLVKTAELPPDRNYVLASHPHGIMCAGTFCNFATESNGFSRQFPGLRPFVAGLAGLFRLPVYRDYLMSCGLCAVSRHSLDFLLSGPQLGQAVVIMVGGADESLHGVPGKHCLTLRKRKGFVRLALRHGASLVPVYSFGENEIFMQASFGKGSWPRTLQEAFKRLIGFAPCIFWGCGLLFPWGLLPFPVPITTVVGRPIPVPHHPNPSQEEVDWYHKLYMEAIEQMFEEHKESYGLSPSTHLTFV